The Mycolicibacterium boenickei genome has a segment encoding these proteins:
- a CDS encoding SDR family NAD(P)-dependent oxidoreductase yields MSANSKWTEADVPDQSGRIAIVTGSNTGLGYETARVLAARGAHVVIAVRNLDKGRDAVDRITAAVPKADLKLQQLDVGSLDSVRTGADELKAAYPRIDLLINNAGVMYPPKQTTVDGFELQFGTNHLGAFALTGLLLDHLLGVEGSRVVAVASVAHRIQAAIHFDDLQWERSYNRVAAYGQSKLSNLLFTYELQRRLAAKNEPTIAVAAHPGLSNTELMRHIPGTGLPGYNQLAALFTNSPAKGALATLRAATDPDVRGGQYYGPDGFREMVGYPKLVKSSKQSHDEELQRRLWTVSEELTGVSFPV; encoded by the coding sequence ATGAGCGCCAATTCGAAGTGGACCGAGGCCGACGTCCCCGATCAGTCCGGCCGGATCGCGATCGTCACCGGCTCGAACACCGGCCTGGGCTACGAGACCGCGCGTGTGCTCGCCGCCAGGGGCGCGCACGTCGTCATCGCGGTACGCAACCTGGACAAGGGCCGTGACGCCGTCGACCGGATCACCGCCGCCGTACCCAAGGCCGACCTCAAGCTGCAGCAGCTGGATGTGGGTTCGCTGGATTCGGTCCGCACCGGCGCCGACGAACTCAAGGCCGCCTATCCGCGGATCGACCTGCTGATCAACAACGCCGGGGTGATGTATCCGCCCAAGCAGACCACCGTCGACGGCTTCGAGCTGCAGTTCGGCACCAACCATCTGGGTGCGTTCGCGCTGACCGGCCTGCTGCTGGATCACCTGCTCGGAGTCGAGGGGTCGCGCGTGGTCGCGGTCGCCAGCGTCGCGCACCGGATCCAGGCCGCCATCCACTTCGACGATCTGCAGTGGGAACGCAGCTACAACCGGGTTGCCGCCTACGGGCAGTCCAAGTTGTCGAATCTGTTGTTCACCTATGAGCTGCAGCGCCGGCTGGCCGCCAAGAACGAGCCGACGATCGCGGTCGCCGCCCACCCCGGCCTGTCGAACACCGAACTCATGCGCCACATCCCGGGCACCGGTCTGCCCGGCTACAACCAGCTCGCCGCCCTGTTCACCAACAGCCCGGCCAAGGGGGCGCTGGCCACGCTGCGCGCCGCCACCGATCCCGACGTGCGCGGCGGCCAGTACTACGGACCCGACGGATTCCGCGAAATGGTCGGCTACCCCAAGCTCGTGAAATCCAGCAAGCAGTCGCATGACGAGGAGCTGCAGCGCCGGCTCTGGACGGTGTCCGAAGAGCTCACCGGCGTCAGCTTCCCGGTGTGA